A DNA window from Arachis hypogaea cultivar Tifrunner chromosome 18, arahy.Tifrunner.gnm2.J5K5, whole genome shotgun sequence contains the following coding sequences:
- the LOC112770130 gene encoding uncharacterized protein, whose translation MTCSLPNLSLAPFDSEIERTLLHIRQAWRWLDFEEGEKVFTNSPTISPSSNEGPNYSSVDTTNSSSFDLGVDNMAAPRRVTLKEAGAPEFVLQPLHVLHPNLNANFKLKTALINLLPKFHGLPAQDPIRHLKDFHGVCLTTRREGSDKVAIWLFAFPFSLKGRAKEWFYTLPSDVVSNWDLLRREFHDKFMPVEMTDKLRKEISCIVQGEMETLYEYWKQFHKLLDSCSNHMIDIQVLLSYVCQGMRKQDKNLLDASSNALIARMEPPSTSTPQAPNSSAIPSQPLPRPKGGINTVTLRSETQLKERDSKAPSPMIVTQEENEFEIEEIEEEEEAHLIVEDEDPQPRSKVPREEQVLEEVARPIPFPTLARKAKKHVELDQKMVEMFKKVEVTIPLFAKFLKDLCMNKDRIHELETIPLWSSISALMGATPEKCVDPGPCLVQFIDCMCDLGACVSIMPLSVYHMLKLPPLKRSAARIVLADKSIITVTGIAEDVLVNIKGLIFPIDFHILEMPPSESERTSSILLWRPFLRTSRFKLDVHSGTYSFEIYGRVVSFISNEAPTGEPFHIPV comes from the exons ATGACGTGTTCACTACCGAATCTGAGCTTAGCACCATTTGATtcggaaattgaaagaactttgcttCATATTAGGCAAGCCTGGAGGTGGTTAGACTTTGAGGAAGGTGAAAAGGTTTTTACCAATTCACCAACCATATCACCGTCATCCAACGAAGGCCCTAATTACTCTTCCGTTGATACTACTAATAGTTCTTCTTTTGATCTAGGTGTTGACAATATggccgctccaaggagagttactctcAAAGAAGCAGGTGCACCGGAATTTGTTCTCCAACCTCTTCATGTGCTTCAtcccaacttgaatgcaaacttCAAACTCAAGACCGCTCTCATCAATCTTCTAccaaagttccatggacttcccgcaCAAGATCCAATTAGACACCTCAAGGACTTCCATGGTGTATGCTTGACCACTAGGCGGGAAGGATCCGATAAAGTGGCCATATGGttgtttgccttccctttctctcttaaGGGAAGAGCCAAGGAGTGGTTTTATACCTTGCCTAGTGATGTTGTCTCTaattgggacttgcttagaagagaattcCATGATAAATTCATGCCCGTAGAAATGACGGACAAGCTAAGGAAGGAGATCTCTTGTATTGTACAAGGCGAGATGGAAACCCTATATGAATATTGGAAACAGTTTCACAAACTTCTTGACTCATGTTCCAACCACATGATTGACATTCAAGTATTGCTTAGCTATGTTTGCCAAGGCATGAGGAAGCAAGATAAGAATCTATTGGATGCCTcaagcaatg CCCTCATTGCTCGCATGGAGCCACCTTCTACCTCCACTCCTCAAGCTCCAAACTCTAGTGCCATACCTTCTCAACCTCTACCCAGgcccaaaggtggcatcaacaCCGTAACCTTGAGGTCCGAAACTCAATTGAAAGAAAGGGACTCAAAGGCACCTAGTCCAATGATAGTAACTCAAGAGGAGAATGAAtttgagatagaagaaattgaagaggaggaggaagcacATCTGatagttgaagatgaagaccCTCAACCAAGGAGTAAAGTCCCTAGAGAGGAGCAAGTCTTAGAGGAAGTGGCTCGACCAATTCCATTTCCTACGTTGGCAAGAAAGGCTAAGAAGCATGTAGAACTTGACCAAAAAATGGTAGAGATGTTCAAGAAAGTGGAGGTAACTATCCCTCTCTTTGCGAAATTTCTTAAGGACTTGTGTATGAACAAAGATAGAATCCATGAGTTAGAAACCATTCCATTGTGGAGTTCTATTTCGGCTTTGATGGGAGCCACCCCGGAAAAGTGTGTTGATCCGGGCCCTTGCTTAGTCCAATTcattgattgtatgtgtgaccttggTGCATGCGTTAGCATTATGCCTCTTTCCGTTTATCATATGTTGAAGCTCCCACCATTGAAGCGGTCGGCGGCTAGGATTGTCTTGGCGGACAAGAGTATAATAACCGTGACGGGTATTGCAGAAGATGTGTTGGTCAACATAAAGGGTTTGATATTCCCAATTGATTTCCATATCCTTGAGATGCCACCAAGTGAATCTGAaaggacatcatctatcctactttGGAGGCCATTTTTGAGGACCTCTAGATTCAAGTTGGATGTCCATTCGGGAACCTACTCATTTGAGATATATGGGAGAGTTGTAAGTTTTATCAGCAATGAGGCACCCACCGGAGAACCATTCCATATTCCGGTGTGA